In a genomic window of Myxococcaceae bacterium JPH2:
- a CDS encoding alpha/beta hydrolase gives MRTASSVPLDAHLRATAPGQFIALSDGNTHYLLDGPEGGTVVVLIPGATLPLFVWEPLVEPLVRAGHQVLRYDLLGRGHSDRPKLKYGPELYERQLTELLAALGLHAPVHLVGLAFGGLLAVQYVDRNPERVRSLCLIAPDGFGTKLSLGVRLMHVPVLGEALFAVMGERQLRARLPGYSRRPELVSELEARFLPSTRIAGFGHALLSTLRHMAIHTAAPTFHRVAGLRVPTLLLWGRDDRITPLPIAEEVRAALPHSQFQVIDDAGHLPHYERPEVVAPMLTEFLARSLPTAD, from the coding sequence ATGCGAACCGCTTCGTCAGTTCCTCTCGACGCGCATCTCCGAGCGACGGCCCCGGGGCAATTCATTGCCCTCAGCGATGGAAACACGCACTACCTGCTGGACGGCCCTGAAGGCGGCACCGTGGTGGTGTTGATTCCGGGGGCGACCCTGCCGCTGTTCGTCTGGGAGCCCCTGGTCGAGCCGCTCGTGCGCGCGGGCCACCAGGTGCTGCGCTACGACCTGTTGGGCCGAGGGCACTCGGACCGACCGAAGCTGAAGTACGGCCCGGAGCTGTATGAACGGCAGCTCACGGAGCTGCTGGCCGCGCTGGGGCTCCACGCGCCGGTGCATCTGGTGGGACTCGCCTTCGGTGGACTGCTGGCCGTGCAGTATGTGGATCGGAATCCCGAGCGCGTCCGGAGCCTGTGCCTCATCGCGCCGGATGGCTTTGGGACGAAGCTGTCGCTCGGGGTTCGGCTCATGCATGTGCCCGTGTTGGGGGAAGCCCTCTTCGCGGTGATGGGCGAGCGGCAACTGAGAGCCCGGCTGCCGGGCTATTCACGTCGCCCCGAGCTGGTTTCAGAACTCGAGGCTCGCTTCCTGCCCTCCACGCGCATCGCGGGATTCGGCCACGCGCTGCTCTCGACATTGAGGCACATGGCCATCCACACCGCGGCGCCGACGTTTCACCGCGTGGCCGGACTCCGCGTCCCCACGCTGCTGTTGTGGGGACGCGACGACCGAATCACGCCACTCCCCATCGCCGAAGAGGTCCGCGCGGCCCTTCCTCATTCGCAATTTCAGGTCATCGACGACGCCGGGCACCTGCCGCACTACGAGCGCCCCGAGGTCGTGGCCCCCATGCTCACGGAGTTCCTCGCGAGGTCTCTCCCCACCGCGGATTGA
- a CDS encoding AraC family transcriptional regulator: MATPTVSTTLPRLILDAIAAKGVNADALARDAGVDRAQLTDAHARVTLPRGHLLWEKAAAAVGDPHFGLHLARTFQPGQFDLFDYLCRTAETLGAGLSLASRHLRLLHDGADLQLTLTASRATLRYRCPNRPAGPGRHEAEFTLARVLTFAREATGQPLSPFQVGFTHAAPRGQDVLAEAFGTTRLAFRQESCTLTLPRDLLSLPLRHAESGLHALLLRHVDLLTREATRPVGWREQLQAHVEEAMEHGEPLLARVCARLGMSPRGLQRRLKSEGRTFREVTEDARLEKARRLLADDSLNVEGIAQRVGYSDARALRRAFERRTGMTPGRYRRSTSTA, from the coding sequence ATGGCCACCCCCACTGTCTCCACGACATTGCCCCGGCTCATCCTCGACGCGATCGCGGCGAAGGGCGTGAACGCCGATGCCCTGGCTCGCGATGCTGGAGTGGATCGAGCACAACTGACGGACGCGCACGCGCGAGTCACCCTGCCCCGTGGCCACCTGCTCTGGGAGAAGGCGGCCGCGGCTGTCGGCGACCCGCACTTCGGACTGCATCTGGCCAGGACATTCCAACCTGGCCAGTTCGACCTCTTCGATTATCTGTGTCGGACCGCCGAGACCCTCGGAGCGGGGCTCAGCCTCGCGAGCCGTCACTTGCGGTTGCTGCACGATGGCGCCGACCTCCAGCTCACCTTGACGGCGAGCCGCGCGACGCTCCGCTACCGCTGTCCGAATCGCCCTGCCGGGCCTGGGCGGCACGAGGCGGAGTTCACGCTCGCGCGGGTGCTGACGTTCGCGCGCGAGGCCACGGGCCAGCCGTTGAGCCCCTTCCAGGTGGGCTTCACCCACGCGGCCCCGCGCGGACAGGATGTCCTCGCCGAGGCCTTCGGCACGACGCGCCTGGCCTTCCGTCAGGAGTCCTGCACGCTCACGCTGCCCCGAGACCTCCTCTCCCTCCCCTTGCGCCATGCGGAGAGCGGACTGCACGCCCTCCTCCTGCGTCACGTGGACCTGCTGACGCGCGAGGCAACGCGCCCCGTGGGCTGGCGTGAGCAGCTCCAGGCCCACGTCGAAGAAGCCATGGAGCATGGGGAGCCGTTGCTCGCCCGCGTCTGCGCGCGCCTGGGAATGAGCCCGCGCGGACTCCAGCGCCGACTCAAGTCCGAGGGGCGGACCTTCCGCGAAGTGACCGAGGATGCCCGCCTGGAGAAGGCCCGCCGCCTGCTGGCTGACGACTCGCTCAACGTTGAAGGGATCGCGCAACGGGTGGGCTACTCGGATGCACGGGCCCTGCGCCGCGCCTTCGAGCGCCGGACTGGGATGACCCCGGGGCGCTACCGCCGGAGCACCTCCACCGCGTGA